In Euphorbia lathyris chromosome 10, ddEupLath1.1, whole genome shotgun sequence, a single genomic region encodes these proteins:
- the LOC136208272 gene encoding phospholipase A1-Igamma1, chloroplastic translates to MEMSPYRPVTATPRFRKATKVLKKKLQTRWQAIRKKCRLLFRRTSRLSTIKIHHQQLQNNSKNGCQPHRTLGHLLLPRTASSFIDQGDKMTPTFSLKEDISSMWQQIHGSTNWDTLLDPLHPWVRQEILKYGEFVQATYDAFDFDPLSEYCGSCRYNKMKLFDELGLTRHGYEVKRYIYAMSHVDVPEWLAKSYDSWSKDSNWMGYVAVSNNEESKRIGRRDIVVAWRGTVAPTEWYNDLRTKLELVDDNGDEDDQNDIKVQQGFLSIYKSKGEFTRYNKSSASEQVMQEVKKLVKIYTENGEEVSLTITGHSLGGALALLNAYEAATSIPGLFISVISFGAPRVGNLSFRKKLNELRINTLRVVIKQDIVPKVPGIILNNILNKVSRMTSRLNWVYRHVGTKLKLDISTSPYLRKDADVSGCHNLEVYLHLVDGYLGKKMNFRWNARRDLALVNKGSNMLVEKLRIPECWYEMPHKGLVLNKYGRWVKPSRQPEDVPSPSTSQLSSHN, encoded by the coding sequence ATGGAGATGTCCCCATATAGACCAGTCACAGCCACACCAAGATTCAGAAAGGCCACAAAGGTTTTGAAAAAGAAGCTTCAGACCAGATGGCAAGCTATCAGGAAGAAATGTCGTCTTCTTTTCAGAAGAACCTCACGCCTTTCCACAATCAAAATCCATCATCAACAGCTCCAAAACAATAGCAAAAATGGCTGCCAACCTCACAGAACATTAggccatcttcttcttcctcgaACCGCTTCTTctttcattgatcaaggagATAAAATGACTCCAACTTTCTCTCTTAAAGAAGATATCTCATCCATGTGGCAACAAATCCATGGTTCTACAAACTGGGACACCCTCCTTGACCCTCTTCATCCTTGGGTTCGCCAAGAAATCCTCAAGTATGGAGAATTTGTTCAAGCAACTTATGATGCCTTCGATTTTGATCCTCTATCTGAGTATTGTGGAAGTTGCAGGTACAACAAGATGAAGCTTTTCGACGAATTAGGCCTAACAAGGCACGGTTACGAGGTTAAGAGATACATTTATGCAATGTCACATGTTGATGTCCCTGAATGGCTAGCTAAATCATATGATTCATGGAGCAAAGACTCTAATTGGATGGGATATGTTGCTGTTAGTAACAACGAGGAGTCCAAAAGGATTGGCCGGAGAGACATTGTGGTGGCGTGGCGGGGGACGGTGGCTCCAACCGAGTGGTATAACGACCTTAGAACAAAGCTAGAGCTTGTTGATGAcaatggagatgaagatgatCAAAATGACATTAAGGTTCAACAAGGATTCCTTAGCATATACAAGTCAAAAGGAGAGTTCACTAGGTATAACAAGTCAAGTGCTTCTGAACAAGTTATGCAAGAAGTGAAAAAGCTAGTGAAAATCTACACAGAAAATGGAGAAGAAGTTAGCTTGACAATCACAGGCCATAGTTTAGGAGGTGCATTAGCATTACTCAATGCATATGAAGCAGCAACTTCAATTCCTGGCCTATTCATAAGTGTGATATCTTTTGGTGCTCCGAGAGTAGGGAATTTATCATTTAGGAAGAAACTCAATGAGCTACGAATCAACACTCTCCGTGTGGTGATCAAGCAGGATATAGTCCCAAAAGTGCCTGGGATCATACTGAACAATATACTGAATAAGGTGAGCAGAATGACATCTAGATTGAACTGGGTTTATAGGCATGTGGGAACTAAGTTGAAGCTTGATATTTCAACCTCTCCTTACTTGAGAAAAGATGCAGACGTCTCAGGGTGTCATAATTTGGAGGTGTATCTGCATTTGGTAGATGGATATTTGGGGAAGAAAATGAATTTTAGATGGAATGCTAGAAGAGATTTGGCTCTAGTAAATAAGGGTAGTAATATGTTGGTAGAGAAGTTAAGAATACCAGAATGTTGGTATGAAATGCCACATAAAGGTCTAGTTTTGAACAAATATGGAAGATGGGTTAAGCCTAGTAGACAACCTGAAGATGTTCcttctccatctacttctcaaTTGTCTTCCCATAATTGA